The Phenylobacterium soli genome has a segment encoding these proteins:
- a CDS encoding sugar kinase yields the protein MARVVVFGECMVELSLGQGASAAIGYAGDTFNTAVYLARAGLEVAYATALGSGDRFSQGVIALMRQEGIDAGLVTGVEGRLPGLYAIERDAAGERSFHYWRGEAPVRDFFRLADLDAFAAALSAADLVYLSGISLAVIGPEGRSRLTTMLAASGTPLAFDPNYRPRLWSGPAEARAAVEGILPLCRYLSFSADDAEALCGRPLPPEWTVGGAEVIQRDADRRVGVLSGGEIADFPPGPAGSVVDTTGAGDSFNAAYLAARLQGRSIVDAVDEARALAAKVVAAPGAILPRG from the coding sequence GTGGCCCGGGTCGTCGTCTTCGGCGAGTGCATGGTCGAGCTCAGCCTGGGGCAGGGCGCCTCGGCCGCGATCGGCTACGCCGGCGACACCTTCAACACCGCCGTCTACCTGGCCCGCGCCGGCCTCGAGGTCGCCTACGCCACCGCCCTCGGGTCCGGCGACCGCTTCAGCCAGGGCGTCATCGCCCTCATGCGGCAGGAGGGGATCGACGCCGGCCTGGTGACGGGGGTCGAAGGCCGGCTACCGGGCCTCTACGCCATCGAGCGCGACGCGGCCGGCGAGCGCAGCTTCCACTACTGGCGAGGCGAGGCGCCGGTGCGCGACTTCTTCCGCCTCGCCGATCTCGACGCCTTCGCCGCGGCGCTGAGTGCCGCCGATCTCGTCTATCTCTCCGGGATCTCCCTGGCGGTGATCGGGCCCGAGGGGCGGTCGCGGCTCACCACCATGCTCGCGGCATCCGGGACGCCGCTCGCCTTCGACCCCAACTATCGCCCACGGCTCTGGTCAGGCCCCGCCGAGGCCCGCGCCGCGGTCGAGGGGATCCTCCCCCTCTGCCGCTACCTCTCCTTCAGCGCCGACGACGCCGAGGCCCTTTGCGGCCGTCCGCTGCCGCCGGAATGGACAGTGGGCGGCGCGGAGGTGATCCAGCGGGACGCCGACCGCCGCGTCGGGGTGCTGAGCGGGGGCGAGATCGCCGACTTCCCGCCCGGGCCCGCGGGGTCAGTGGTCGACACGACCGGCGCCGGCGACAGCTTCAACGCCGCCTATCTCGCCGCCCGGCTGCAGGGGCGCTCCATCGTGGACGCGGTGGACGAGGCGAGGGCGCTGGCGGCCAAGGTCGTGGCCGCGCCGGGGGCGATCCTTCCGCGCGGCTAG
- a CDS encoding response regulator, with protein MAPSRTLPSTSLRPADLGGLKVLVADDHAVTARLIFDVLRAAGVGQVERAGDGLRARELLKAWDPHILFTDWKMPLMDGLELTRSIRRAAVVRDRMVPNPRLPVIMLTAARSQGEVELARRAGVNEFVIKPFTPASVISRIQLVLTRPRDFIVSDKYIGPDRRRRVEISYSGPLRRAGDPAEVVDRGERDATRETIGVELEALRRLIRTRGGMDRETLQMTHRVMQHTRFRARQVRDPMVEKVAQSMLDYADAMGGAAACDPAVLEVHFDAIGALLGAPQGDAALAARVMRDLQRAVKKKLASAA; from the coding sequence ATGGCCCCCTCCCGCACCCTTCCCAGCACCAGCCTGCGCCCGGCCGATCTCGGCGGGCTCAAGGTCCTGGTGGCCGACGACCACGCCGTCACCGCGCGGCTGATCTTCGATGTCCTGCGCGCCGCCGGGGTGGGGCAGGTGGAGCGCGCCGGCGACGGCCTGCGCGCCCGCGAGCTGCTCAAGGCCTGGGACCCGCACATCCTGTTCACCGACTGGAAGATGCCGCTGATGGACGGGCTGGAGCTCACCCGCTCGATCCGCCGCGCGGCGGTGGTCCGGGACCGCATGGTGCCCAATCCGCGCCTGCCGGTGATCATGCTCACCGCCGCCCGCAGCCAGGGGGAGGTCGAGCTCGCCCGCCGGGCCGGGGTCAACGAGTTCGTCATCAAGCCCTTCACCCCGGCCTCGGTGATCTCGCGCATCCAGCTCGTCCTGACCCGGCCGCGGGACTTCATCGTCTCCGACAAGTACATCGGCCCCGACCGCCGGCGGCGGGTGGAGATCAGCTACTCCGGCCCGCTGCGCCGGGCCGGCGACCCTGCCGAGGTGGTCGACCGCGGCGAGCGCGACGCCACCCGCGAGACCATCGGGGTCGAGCTTGAGGCCCTGCGCCGGCTGATCCGCACCCGCGGCGGCATGGACCGCGAGACCCTGCAGATGACCCACCGGGTCATGCAGCACACCCGCTTCCGCGCCCGCCAGGTCCGCGACCCGATGGTCGAGAAGGTGGCCCAGTCGATGCTCGACTACGCCGACGCCATGGGCGGGGCGGCCGCCTGCGATCCGGCGGTGCTCGAGGTCCATTTCGACGCCATCGGCGCCCTGCTCGGCGCGCCGCAGGGCGATGCGGCCCTGGCGGCGCGGGTCATGCGCGACCTCCAGCGCGCGGTGAAGAAGAAGCTCGCCAGCGCCGCCTGA
- a CDS encoding acetyl-CoA C-acetyltransferase has protein sequence MPEALIIDACRTPRGIGKVGKGALADFHPQHLAATVLKALKERNNLNTAEVDDVIWGTSSQRGKQGGDLGRMSALDAGFDIKASGVTLDRFCGSGITSVNLAAAMIMSGMEDLVIGGGTEMMSYTAATAAQRDPREGPPLMDAGNTHLRKLHPQSHQGICADAIATMEGITRQALDELALVSQQRADVAIKEGRFKKSLVPVLREDGSVALDHEEFPRPQTTMEGLSALKPSFEAMANVPLDENGTTFAGLINQVYPDLKIQHFHHAGNSSGVVDGAGAVLLASESYAKKHGLKPRARIVAMANMGDSPTLMLNAPVPAAKKVLAKAGLTVDDIDLWEINEAFSVVAEKFIRDLKLDREKVNVNGGAMALGHPIGATGSILIGTVLDELERREQRYGLVTMCAAGGMAPAIIIERI, from the coding sequence ATGCCGGAAGCCCTGATCATCGACGCCTGCCGGACCCCGCGAGGGATCGGCAAGGTGGGCAAGGGCGCGCTCGCCGACTTCCACCCGCAGCACCTGGCCGCCACGGTGCTGAAGGCGTTGAAGGAGCGCAACAACCTGAACACCGCCGAAGTCGACGACGTGATCTGGGGCACCTCGTCCCAGCGCGGCAAGCAAGGGGGCGACCTCGGCCGCATGTCGGCGCTGGACGCCGGCTTCGACATCAAGGCCAGCGGCGTGACCCTGGACCGCTTCTGCGGCTCGGGCATCACCTCGGTGAACCTGGCGGCCGCCATGATCATGTCGGGGATGGAAGACCTCGTCATCGGCGGCGGCACCGAAATGATGTCCTACACGGCGGCGACCGCGGCCCAGCGCGACCCGCGCGAAGGCCCGCCGCTGATGGACGCCGGCAACACCCACCTGCGCAAGCTGCACCCGCAGTCGCACCAGGGCATCTGCGCCGACGCCATCGCCACCATGGAAGGCATCACCCGCCAGGCGCTCGACGAGCTCGCCCTGGTCAGCCAGCAGCGCGCCGACGTGGCCATCAAGGAAGGCCGCTTCAAGAAGTCGCTGGTGCCGGTGCTTCGTGAGGACGGCAGCGTCGCCCTCGACCACGAGGAATTCCCCCGCCCGCAGACCACGATGGAAGGCCTGTCGGCCCTGAAGCCCTCGTTCGAGGCCATGGCCAACGTGCCGCTGGACGAGAACGGCACGACCTTCGCGGGCCTGATCAACCAGGTCTATCCGGACCTGAAGATCCAGCACTTCCACCACGCCGGGAACTCCTCGGGCGTCGTCGACGGCGCCGGCGCGGTGCTGCTGGCCTCGGAAAGCTACGCCAAGAAGCACGGCCTGAAGCCGCGCGCCCGGATCGTCGCCATGGCCAACATGGGCGACAGCCCGACGCTGATGCTGAACGCGCCGGTGCCGGCGGCGAAGAAGGTCCTGGCCAAGGCCGGCCTGACCGTCGACGACATCGACCTGTGGGAGATCAACGAGGCCTTCTCGGTGGTCGCCGAGAAGTTCATCCGCGACCTCAAGCTCGACCGCGAGAAGGTCAATGTGAACGGCGGCGCCATGGCCCTCGGCCACCCGATCGGCGCCACCGGCTCGATCCTCATCGGCACCGTGCTCGACGAGCTGGAGCGCCGTGAGCAGCGCTACGGCCTGGTCACCATGTGCGCCGCCGGCGGCATGGCTCCGGCCATCATCATCGAGCGCATCTAA
- a CDS encoding ATP-binding protein, producing MSAIADSVQGVSPRGDHGQGWRLFAMSARNLIPRLVSSLAVGSVAAFYVGVPWTLAWLCAVWGGLLVGARLTRGGAAGAERPMLAISLNSILATLLQIVMMLALWRSAQPLARAFALTSTFIGASYVMLQYYAELGLFRLLLAPYALALLYMGCDLAFASGVRTPAVVVVAAGFVSLFNYFFLARRQLDRSRSAMRAAKRRAQEGELAAEAANAAKSAFLATMSHEIRTPLNGVLGMAQAMAADELSEVQRERLTVVHRSGEALLAILNDVLDLSKIEAGKLELESIEFDLGDVAQGAYSAFTALANKKGLSFALDIAGARGRYRGDPTRVRQILYNLISNALKFTDEGEIRVTARRDGELLEIAVADTGVGISPENLVRLFEKFDQLDSSTTRRFGGTGLGLAICRELAQLMGGEIAVESQAGVGSRFLVRLPIAWIGEERAPPQLAPQPPSDLKPHRLRVLAAEDNAVNQLVLKTLLHQLGVEPTVVEDGQAAVDAWASAEWDVILMDVQMPVMDGLGATAEIRRREAETGRPRTPIIALTANAMAHQVEQYRAVGMDSHVAKPIAAADLFQALAEAADPNETDEAAEVA from the coding sequence TTGAGCGCGATTGCCGACAGCGTACAGGGCGTCTCGCCGCGCGGGGATCACGGGCAGGGCTGGCGCCTGTTCGCGATGTCCGCGCGCAACCTGATTCCGCGCCTGGTGAGCAGCCTGGCGGTGGGGTCGGTGGCGGCCTTCTACGTGGGTGTTCCCTGGACGCTGGCCTGGCTGTGCGCGGTCTGGGGCGGCCTGCTGGTCGGCGCCCGGCTGACCCGCGGCGGCGCGGCCGGGGCCGAGCGGCCGATGCTGGCCATCAGCCTCAACTCGATCCTCGCCACCCTCCTGCAGATCGTCATGATGCTGGCGCTGTGGCGCAGCGCCCAGCCGCTGGCGCGCGCCTTCGCCCTGACCAGCACCTTCATCGGCGCCAGCTACGTCATGCTGCAGTACTACGCCGAGCTCGGCCTCTTCCGGCTGCTGCTCGCGCCCTATGCGCTGGCCCTGCTCTACATGGGCTGCGACCTGGCCTTCGCGAGCGGCGTCAGGACGCCGGCGGTGGTCGTCGTCGCCGCCGGCTTCGTCAGCCTGTTCAACTACTTCTTCCTGGCCCGCCGCCAGCTCGACCGCTCGCGCAGCGCCATGCGCGCCGCCAAGCGCCGGGCCCAGGAGGGCGAGCTCGCCGCCGAAGCCGCCAACGCCGCCAAGAGCGCCTTCCTGGCGACCATGAGCCACGAGATCCGCACGCCCCTCAACGGCGTGCTCGGCATGGCCCAGGCCATGGCCGCCGACGAACTGAGCGAGGTCCAGCGCGAGCGCCTGACCGTCGTCCACCGCTCCGGCGAGGCGCTGCTCGCCATCCTCAACGACGTGCTCGACCTCTCCAAGATCGAGGCCGGCAAGCTCGAACTGGAATCCATCGAGTTCGACCTCGGCGACGTCGCCCAGGGCGCCTATTCGGCCTTCACCGCCCTCGCCAACAAGAAGGGCCTCTCCTTCGCCCTCGATATCGCCGGGGCGCGCGGCCGCTACCGCGGCGATCCGACCCGCGTCCGCCAGATCCTCTACAACCTGATCTCCAACGCCTTGAAGTTCACCGACGAGGGCGAGATCCGCGTCACCGCCCGCCGCGACGGCGAGCTCCTGGAGATCGCCGTGGCCGACACCGGCGTCGGCATCTCGCCGGAGAACCTCGTCCGCCTCTTCGAGAAGTTCGACCAGCTCGATAGCTCGACGACCCGCCGCTTTGGTGGCACGGGCCTGGGCCTCGCCATCTGCCGCGAGCTCGCCCAGCTGATGGGCGGGGAGATCGCCGTCGAGAGCCAGGCCGGCGTCGGCTCGCGCTTCCTGGTGCGCCTGCCGATCGCCTGGATCGGCGAGGAGCGCGCCCCGCCCCAGCTCGCCCCCCAGCCGCCGTCGGACCTCAAGCCCCACCGCCTGCGCGTGCTCGCCGCCGAGGACAACGCCGTCAACCAGCTCGTCCTCAAGACCCTGCTTCACCAGCTCGGGGTCGAGCCGACCGTGGTCGAGGACGGCCAGGCCGCCGTCGACGCTTGGGCCTCGGCCGAGTGGGACGTCATCCTGATGGACGTCCAGATGCCGGTGATGGACGGCCTTGGCGCCACCGCCGAGATCCGCCGCCGCGAGGCCGAGACCGGCCGCCCGCGCACCCCGATCATCGCCCTGACCGCCAACGCCATGGCCCACCAGGTCGAGCAGTACCGCGCCGTCGGCATGGACAGCCACGTCGCCAAGCCCATCGCCGCCGCCGACCTCTTCCAGGCCCTCGCCGAAGCCGCCGACCCGAACGAGACCGACGAGGCCGCCGAGGTCGCCTGA
- a CDS encoding alpha/beta hydrolase family protein, translating into MRLSVLLAAASVATAVPVAVPAWAQVAEGPARSFAPRDLFGLRAASDPQVRPDGGQVAYVRLTNDIMSDSTKPSIWLVDLATGAQSPLIADDNANMTPRWSPDGTRLAYVVAGAGGPPQLYVRWMASGRSAKVATLEQAPNQIAWSPDSKTLAFTMLVLDEGKPLGAPIARPEGAKWAEPLKVIDRLTYRADGAGYLKPGYRHIFTVSADGGQPRQITFGKYDEAGPIRFDRDGRSIVFSSNRAEDRERDPGESDIWRVSLADGTLSRLTDRKGPDAQPALSPDGTKIAYVGYDDRIRGYENSRLYVMDRDGKNRRVLTGGLDRSVGAPQWAADGRSIYVQYEDHGLGKVARVSLDGKLADVASGLAGAEELDRPYTGGDYDQARGVVAFTQGGPDQPPDLAVARGGKVSRLTRLNEDLFAGKTLAKVEAMPVVSAYDKKPIDAWIVTPPNFDPQKKYPLILEIHGGPFAAYGPYFSTDDQLYAAAGYVVVYANPRGSTSYGDAFANEIDRNYPSHDYDDLMSVVDTAVAKGFVDENRLYVTGGSGGGALTAWIVGKTHRFRAAAAQKPVINWTSEVLTVDGYNFMAKYWFGKMPWEDPQGYWARSPLSLVGNVTTPTLVVVGEQDFRTPPPESEQFYQALQLRGVPTALVRVPGASHGGLAARPSQAGAKANAILGWFERYR; encoded by the coding sequence ATGCGTCTTTCCGTGCTGCTCGCCGCCGCGTCTGTCGCGACGGCCGTTCCTGTCGCCGTTCCCGCCTGGGCCCAGGTGGCGGAGGGCCCTGCGCGGAGCTTCGCGCCGCGGGACCTCTTCGGCCTGCGCGCCGCCTCCGATCCGCAGGTCCGTCCCGACGGCGGCCAGGTGGCCTATGTGCGGCTGACCAACGACATCATGAGCGACAGCACCAAGCCGTCGATCTGGCTGGTGGACCTGGCGACCGGCGCCCAGTCGCCGCTGATCGCCGACGACAACGCCAACATGACGCCGCGCTGGTCGCCGGACGGGACGCGCCTCGCCTATGTGGTCGCCGGGGCCGGCGGACCGCCGCAACTCTACGTCCGCTGGATGGCCAGCGGCCGGTCGGCGAAGGTCGCCACGCTGGAGCAGGCGCCGAACCAGATCGCCTGGTCGCCGGACAGCAAGACGCTGGCCTTCACCATGCTGGTGCTCGACGAGGGCAAGCCGCTGGGCGCGCCGATCGCCCGGCCCGAGGGCGCCAAGTGGGCGGAGCCGCTGAAAGTCATCGACCGGCTGACCTACCGGGCCGACGGGGCCGGCTACCTCAAGCCCGGCTACCGGCACATCTTCACGGTGTCGGCCGACGGCGGCCAGCCGCGGCAGATCACCTTCGGCAAGTACGACGAGGCCGGCCCGATCCGCTTCGACCGCGACGGGCGCTCGATCGTGTTCTCCAGCAACCGCGCCGAGGACCGCGAGCGCGACCCCGGCGAGAGCGACATCTGGCGCGTCTCCCTGGCCGACGGGACCTTGAGCCGGCTCACCGACCGCAAGGGGCCGGACGCGCAGCCGGCGCTCTCCCCCGACGGCACGAAGATCGCCTACGTCGGCTACGACGACCGGATCCGCGGCTATGAGAACAGCCGGCTCTACGTCATGGACCGCGACGGCAAGAACCGGCGCGTCCTGACCGGCGGGCTCGACCGCTCGGTGGGCGCCCCGCAGTGGGCGGCGGACGGGCGCAGCATCTACGTCCAGTACGAGGACCACGGGCTCGGCAAGGTGGCCCGGGTGAGCCTCGACGGGAAACTCGCCGACGTGGCGAGCGGGCTCGCGGGGGCGGAGGAGCTGGACCGGCCCTACACCGGCGGCGACTACGACCAGGCGCGCGGGGTGGTGGCCTTCACCCAGGGCGGCCCCGACCAGCCGCCGGACCTGGCCGTGGCGCGCGGCGGCAAGGTGAGCCGCCTGACGCGGCTGAACGAGGACCTCTTCGCCGGCAAGACCCTGGCGAAGGTGGAGGCGATGCCGGTGGTCTCGGCCTATGACAAGAAGCCGATCGACGCCTGGATCGTGACCCCGCCGAACTTCGATCCGCAGAAGAAGTATCCGCTGATCCTGGAGATCCACGGCGGGCCGTTCGCGGCCTACGGCCCCTACTTCTCGACCGACGATCAGCTCTATGCGGCGGCCGGCTATGTGGTGGTCTACGCCAATCCGCGGGGCTCGACCTCCTACGGCGACGCCTTCGCCAATGAGATCGACCGCAACTACCCGAGCCACGACTACGACGACCTGATGAGCGTGGTCGACACCGCCGTCGCCAAGGGCTTCGTCGACGAGAACCGGCTCTATGTGACCGGCGGCTCGGGCGGCGGGGCGCTGACCGCCTGGATCGTCGGCAAGACCCATCGCTTCCGCGCGGCGGCGGCGCAGAAGCCGGTGATCAACTGGACGAGCGAGGTGCTGACCGTCGACGGCTACAACTTCATGGCCAAGTACTGGTTCGGGAAGATGCCGTGGGAGGACCCGCAGGGCTATTGGGCGCGCTCGCCGCTGTCGCTGGTCGGCAATGTGACGACTCCGACCCTGGTTGTGGTGGGCGAGCAGGACTTCCGCACCCCGCCGCCGGAATCCGAGCAGTTCTACCAGGCCCTGCAGCTGCGCGGCGTGCCGACGGCGCTCGTCCGCGTGCCGGGCGCGAGCCACGGCGGCCTGGCGGCCCGCCCGAGCCAGGCCGGCGCCAAGGCCAACGCGATCCTCGGGTGGTTCGAGCGGTATCGGTAG
- a CDS encoding MerR family transcriptional regulator produces MTEDNIRHLPRIGIGEAMRLFGMTARAIRFYEEKGLIEVRRDRMNCRFYDGVARRRLGWIGPLRAAGLSLKDIQDVLDVEEEVRGQTALAKLQARRREMQMELAKVDLALAKLEPATQARATAR; encoded by the coding sequence GTGACCGAAGACAACATCCGCCACCTGCCCCGCATCGGCATCGGCGAAGCCATGCGCCTGTTCGGCATGACCGCCCGCGCCATCCGCTTCTACGAGGAGAAGGGCCTCATCGAGGTCCGCCGCGACCGGATGAACTGCCGCTTCTACGACGGCGTCGCCCGCCGCCGGCTCGGCTGGATCGGCCCGCTGCGCGCGGCCGGCCTGTCGCTGAAGGACATTCAGGACGTCCTCGACGTCGAGGAAGAGGTCCGCGGCCAGACGGCGCTGGCGAAGCTGCAAGCCCGCCGCCGCGAGATGCAGATGGAACTGGCCAAGGTCGACCTGGCGCTCGCCAAGCTCGAGCCGGCCACCCAGGCCCGCGCCACCGCCCGCTAG
- a CDS encoding helix-turn-helix transcriptional regulator, with translation MRYKLFVGPKVRALREERRWRLEDCAGRLGISVSYLSQIEANQRPVTSRVLMGLVDVFGVRPETLDADTDQHLIADLREAAADFGGADPIPLSELRQAVIHAPGLARRFLDLHRANHRLGERLKMTEEAVALDEATAASSLLPYEEVRDFFHYKDNYVDALDRAAEDLAREVGLEPYASAEMLLEMYLRERWGVSVRRDAAGDVMRRYDPASHELSLNAAQPPTTRAFQMAFHIATTALSDIIEAELARAGFKSREAVDVCRVGLGNYAAGALLMPYRRFAQAAREKRHDVEQLALMFSASLEQVCHRLSNLQRPGERGVPLYFVRVDYAGNITKRHSATRFQFARFGGACPMWNVHEAVGAPDRFLVQVAEMPDGVRYLCVARNVVKSSDSYLTPDRRYVLGFGCEITHASELVYSEGVDLKGPATPIGVSCRICERDDCLQRAFPPVDRSLHVPQHERRTVPFRLAKG, from the coding sequence ATGCGGTACAAGCTGTTCGTCGGCCCCAAGGTGCGGGCCCTGCGCGAGGAAAGGCGCTGGCGGCTCGAGGATTGCGCCGGCCGGCTCGGCATCTCGGTGAGCTATCTTTCGCAGATCGAGGCCAACCAGCGGCCGGTCACCTCGCGCGTCCTGATGGGCCTCGTCGACGTGTTCGGCGTGCGCCCCGAGACCCTCGACGCCGACACCGACCAGCACCTCATCGCCGACCTCCGCGAAGCGGCCGCCGACTTCGGCGGCGCCGACCCGATCCCCTTGAGCGAGCTGCGTCAGGCGGTGATCCACGCTCCCGGCCTGGCCCGCCGGTTCCTCGACCTGCACCGCGCCAACCACCGGCTCGGCGAGCGGCTGAAGATGACCGAGGAGGCCGTCGCCCTCGACGAGGCCACCGCCGCCTCGTCCCTGCTGCCGTACGAGGAGGTGCGCGACTTCTTCCACTACAAGGACAACTACGTGGACGCCCTCGACCGGGCGGCGGAGGACCTGGCGCGCGAGGTCGGGCTGGAGCCCTACGCCTCGGCCGAAATGCTGCTCGAGATGTACCTGCGCGAGCGCTGGGGGGTCAGCGTGCGACGCGACGCCGCGGGGGATGTCATGCGCCGCTACGACCCGGCCTCGCACGAACTGTCGCTCAACGCCGCCCAGCCGCCGACCACCCGGGCCTTCCAAATGGCCTTCCACATCGCCACCACCGCCCTGTCGGACATCATCGAGGCGGAGCTGGCGCGGGCCGGCTTCAAGAGCCGCGAGGCGGTGGATGTCTGCCGCGTCGGGCTCGGCAACTACGCGGCCGGCGCGCTCTTGATGCCCTATCGCCGCTTCGCCCAGGCCGCGCGCGAGAAGCGCCACGACGTCGAGCAGCTCGCCCTGATGTTCAGCGCCAGCCTGGAGCAGGTCTGCCATCGCCTCTCGAACCTGCAGCGGCCCGGGGAGCGGGGCGTGCCGCTCTACTTCGTGCGGGTCGACTACGCCGGCAACATCACCAAGCGCCACTCGGCCACGCGCTTCCAGTTCGCCCGCTTCGGCGGCGCCTGCCCGATGTGGAACGTCCACGAGGCGGTGGGCGCGCCCGACCGCTTCCTCGTCCAGGTGGCCGAGATGCCCGACGGCGTCCGCTACCTGTGCGTCGCCCGCAACGTCGTGAAGAGCTCGGACTCCTACCTCACGCCCGACCGCCGCTACGTGCTGGGCTTCGGCTGCGAGATCACCCACGCCTCGGAGCTGGTCTATTCCGAGGGCGTCGACCTGAAGGGCCCGGCCACCCCGATCGGCGTCAGCTGCCGGATCTGCGAGCGCGACGACTGCCTGCAGCGCGCCTTCCCGCCGGTCGACCGCTCGCTGCACGTGCCCCAGCACGAGCGGCGCACCGTTCCCTTCCGTCTCGCCAAGGGCTAG
- a CDS encoding acyclic terpene utilization AtuA family protein encodes MAKVVRIGGAGGFLGDSSVAAPQLLKGGKLDYMILDYLAEATMSALGQLKAARPDQGYARDFTDWVWKDNLHELKAQGVKIVTNAGGLNPQACRARMEELAAEAGLSFKIAVVEGDDLMGRLSELTPLREIYTDAPFPNPQKVFSANAYFGGRPIAEALAAGADMVITGRVVDSALTLGPLMHEFGWTDEDYDRLSAGSLAGHVIECGAQATGGLFTDWEDVPDWAHIGYPVVECHADGAFVVTKPPGTGGLVSPAAVAEQILYEVGDPQGYALPDVVCDFTELKVEAAGAERVRVSGAKGYPPSGQYKVCVTFEDGFRFIGAMPIVGRDAAKKAQRQAAAVLERVGEMLRDRNLPPLRDTRIEVLGAEATYGANASALAQQTREVVYRVGAEHESADALGLMMREFQSPTTSMSVGCTGWFGGAPTITPVARVFSVFVPRQTVPATVSLGDRSFEVKAEPPKVAFDATAVVRPTVPADPTAEEPLTRRPLVELAWARSGDKGDAFNVGVIARKPEYLPWIRRALTPETVQAWFAHEFEGAKAPKVLRYELPGMGALNFHCIQALGGGQFSSLRLDPLAKGKAQQLLDIEIEVPARLH; translated from the coding sequence ATGGCCAAGGTAGTCAGGATCGGTGGAGCTGGCGGCTTCCTGGGGGATTCCTCGGTGGCCGCGCCACAGCTGCTCAAGGGCGGCAAGCTCGACTACATGATCCTCGACTACCTGGCCGAGGCGACCATGTCGGCGCTCGGCCAGCTCAAGGCCGCGCGTCCCGACCAGGGCTATGCCCGCGACTTCACCGACTGGGTGTGGAAGGACAACCTCCACGAGCTCAAGGCCCAGGGCGTGAAGATCGTCACCAACGCCGGCGGACTGAACCCCCAGGCGTGCCGTGCGCGGATGGAGGAGCTGGCCGCCGAGGCCGGGCTCTCCTTCAAGATCGCGGTCGTCGAGGGCGACGACCTGATGGGCCGGCTCTCCGAGCTGACGCCCCTTCGCGAAATCTACACCGACGCCCCGTTCCCGAACCCTCAGAAGGTGTTCTCGGCCAACGCCTATTTCGGCGGCCGGCCGATCGCCGAGGCGCTGGCGGCGGGCGCGGACATGGTCATCACCGGCCGGGTGGTCGACAGCGCCCTGACGCTCGGGCCGCTGATGCACGAGTTCGGCTGGACCGACGAGGACTACGACCGCCTTTCGGCCGGCTCGCTGGCCGGCCACGTGATCGAGTGCGGCGCTCAGGCGACGGGCGGCCTGTTCACCGACTGGGAGGACGTGCCGGACTGGGCCCACATCGGCTATCCGGTGGTCGAGTGCCACGCCGACGGCGCGTTCGTCGTCACCAAGCCGCCGGGCACCGGCGGCCTCGTCTCGCCGGCCGCGGTGGCCGAGCAGATCCTCTACGAGGTCGGCGATCCGCAGGGCTACGCCCTGCCCGATGTGGTCTGCGACTTCACCGAGCTGAAGGTCGAGGCGGCCGGCGCCGAGCGCGTCCGCGTCTCCGGCGCCAAGGGCTATCCGCCCAGCGGGCAGTACAAGGTCTGCGTCACCTTCGAGGACGGCTTCCGCTTCATCGGGGCCATGCCGATCGTCGGCCGCGACGCGGCGAAGAAGGCGCAGCGCCAGGCCGCGGCGGTGCTGGAACGGGTCGGCGAGATGCTGCGCGACCGCAACCTGCCGCCGCTGCGCGACACCCGCATCGAGGTGCTCGGCGCGGAGGCCACCTACGGCGCCAACGCCAGCGCCCTGGCCCAGCAGACCCGCGAGGTCGTCTACCGCGTCGGCGCCGAGCACGAGAGCGCCGATGCGCTCGGGCTGATGATGCGCGAATTCCAGTCGCCGACGACCTCGATGAGCGTCGGCTGCACCGGCTGGTTCGGCGGCGCGCCGACCATCACGCCCGTCGCCCGGGTGTTCTCCGTCTTCGTGCCGCGCCAGACCGTGCCGGCCACCGTCAGCCTGGGCGACCGCAGCTTCGAGGTGAAGGCCGAGCCACCGAAGGTCGCCTTCGACGCCACCGCCGTGGTGCGCCCGACCGTTCCCGCCGACCCGACGGCCGAGGAGCCGCTCACCCGCCGGCCGCTCGTCGAGCTCGCCTGGGCCCGGTCCGGCGACAAGGGCGACGCGTTCAACGTCGGCGTCATCGCCCGCAAGCCCGAATACCTGCCCTGGATCCGCCGCGCGCTCACGCCGGAGACGGTGCAGGCCTGGTTCGCCCACGAGTTCGAGGGCGCCAAGGCGCCCAAGGTGCTGCGCTACGAGCTGCCCGGCATGGGCGCGCTCAACTTCCACTGCATCCAGGCGCTGGGCGGCGGCCAGTTCTCCAGCCTGCGCCTCGATCCCCTGGCCAAGGGCAAGGCCCAACAGCTGCTCGACATCGAGATCGAGGTCCCTGCGCGGCTGCACTAG